The Pongo abelii isolate AG06213 chromosome 3, NHGRI_mPonAbe1-v2.0_pri, whole genome shotgun sequence DNA window TGCATCTGGTAAGTGatcttttatatcattttaatacCCATGGTGAAATAAATATAATGCCTAATGTTATGGTGGGGGGAGCATGCATATGGGTGTGTATATCcataaatgaaaacacacacatacttattCACATAGATAAGttgaaagagaggagagaagagtccAAGAGAGTTGGACATCATTAAACGTTTTTCTTAGCAAGAGAGTCTCTAAACAAATGGATCTGATTCTTTCCTTCTCCAGTTTCTCTaccctcttctcctcctctctccattCCTCCACCATACCTTCCTTAATGCCCCTACAGCATCCACACATCCACATAAACACTGTCACTGCTATTATCACCCACAATGACAGGAGCAAACTGGAAGAGACAAAGATCTTCAGTGTCTTCTTACAGAATATCTGTATAGATCTTCAGTCCTCTCATAGAATATCTGTATAATCTGTTTGAGAAGAACAATAAGTTTCTTTCCTGACTTAAAGTGGATTTTTTTAGTGGTCAAATTTAAATATAGTTCATGTTCCAGACAAAATACATAGTCTGAACCTCATAATTTTCATGCATAACCTAGAAGAGTTAATTTCTTAATTGTAAAAAAGCTATCAGAAAATTTTCAGGAACAATGCTCTTGTAGCCAAAAAGGGAAAGcaaggataaaaataaatcacttaagTAATTCTCAAACAGAATAGGTTAAATGTCAAAGAAAAACTTAACAGGGGAAAAGTTAGCAATAGCCCTTGTAGTTGTACAAGCAGACTAAATAAGTCTTTAAATTTCATCTTTGTGTCTAAGCATACATGCAATAGAATACTATGTATTTACATAGCAATTCcttcctttaaatatattttacgtTTAGTAAAAACATTTTAGTTTCCTAAATatccaaactgaaaaaaaaaaatacaatgaaagtcTTCTTCCTTGCCCTACAGTTAAATCCTGCTGCAGGAATGACACCTGGTACCCAGACTCACCCATTGACCCTGGGAGGGTTGAATGTACAACAGCAACTGCACCCACATGTAAGTTGAACAGCTGGACTTTAGTTTTAACATTAGAGAGCATTTTCTCTCAGGTGAAAGCCTACAgtagaaacaaaatttttaaaacttcttgaaAACTTTGCCCAGATTGTTAACTGACGAATGTTCTGCTGAACATAGACCAGTATTTGACAATCTGGTTCTTAATGAAAATTCATAAACATACCCGGAGAACTGACCATGCTACCCCACAACCTCTCTAGAATATATGTTTAATGGACAGGAAACCTTGAAAAGTTGGGGAAGattgaaaagtgaaaaatacatGGGGGGAAATTGAGAGATCCCAGGATTTTTTTCTAGCATATTGTTTTCTCTTGAAGACTTTCTTGGTGACCAAgatcatctcaaagaaaaattaagaggTGGATAAAGTTTATCTTGAGCAAATCTAATTGTCTCATTTTTGCGCCCTTTTTCTCATTCCCCCTTGAAAGTCCCCAAGGACTTTTCAGTATTTACCACCTCCCACTATCACTtgctttcaaaaaaaagaaacctgaaaatcCTCTTACACTAAGATACAAACGACATACTCTAGGCATCACCTGTTTTTGAAGTGTTTGCATTTTAACATTGAACAAATTCCAAATTCTTACCTTCTTGAAACTTTTCTAAATAGCGTAATAGGCTCCAGAGGGGCTGGGTGCTTTGTCCCAcgctgtaatccctgcactttggaaggccaaggcaagaggatcacttgagcctaggcgtttgagaccagcctgggcaacatagtgagacttatctctacaaaaaataaaataaaataaatagccaggcgtggtggggctcacctatagtcccaggtactcgggaggctgaggtgagaggatcacttgagcaagggaggtcaaggctgcagtgagcagcgatcgtgtcactgcactccatcctgggtgatggagggggattctgtctcaaaaaaaaaagaaaggaaaagaaagactcTGGAGGAAAATACAATAATCCTTTTACAGCAAGACTAAGTTGTTTGTAGATAACTTATTCTCCCCAACATGTGACCTCAGCCCCCATTATCCAACATAAtggtctaattttttgtagaagcaTTTATTATTGTGTAAGtaatatatgttaattataaagaatttaggaaatgtaaattttctaaaatttacatgtaagcaaaaaataaaataaaattcacttgGAATCTCATTAGCCATAATCAAACACTGTCAACATTCTAGAGTAtgtccttccagtcttttttctatacacataagtacatttttaaataaaatgcttttgcTATAATGTTTTGTAACATGCTTTTTtccacaaatatattttgaatagttTTCATGTTTTAAGATGTTCACTCACAATGTTGTTTTTAATGACTGCTTAGTAGTCCATGGTATACTAAATTACTTATTATGAAAATCTGGGGGTTTTTCCAAAGTCTTTGCTTCTATAAACAACGCTACAGTAAGCATCCTTGTGACTAAGTCTATGACATTCCAATGACTATTTCCTTTGGACCAACTCTTAGGAATAGAATTTCTGGGGCCAAAGACACACAAAGTATCTtgataataacattttttataataaaagtgaCCCTCTGAAAAAGATTTAAGATGCAAATAAAAAGAGACTCTCCATAACAGGTGATCATAGTATAATCTACATACTGATTGCCCAGCTTCAGTCTCCATTGTTGCCCTCCTCTAACCTTGGAGGTAGACTTACTACATCTTCATGTTCCCCAGAGAGTACCCTCCTAAGTCAAGGCATTAGTGGAGCCTGGAGATGTTACAAAAGTTTCAGTATAGAGAGTTTCACGTTGTACATTCTCTATGCAATATTATAAATCGGTCCCCATTTGCTGTGGGAATTCTTCAATGTCTCTAGAATGTGCTACCACCAAGGGTTCCCATACCTGACCTTCCCCTGGGCAGCTCTAGTCCCTCCAACCCTGCCTTTCCCTGTGCAGAGTGGCTTATTATCTCTGCCACAACCTGGACACCTACTGGTGGCTCGCATTTATCAAAGAAAAATGAACCACGCTTGTGAACTCTAGAACCACACAATTTCTGGTTAAATGTCAGCTCTACGTTTATTACTTATATGATGttggccaagttacttaaccactctGTGACTCATTTTGCtcaaaatttaaaatgggcaTTAAAGTAGAACCTTCCTCTACAGCTGTTCCAAAGATCAAACGAGTAAATATATGGAAAACACTTAAAACAATGCCTACCACATAGTAAACGTGCGATGTGTTATTACGACTTCAAATAATTTCTCTACCGACAACTAAGAAAAAAGTCCTCTTTATTGTTATATTGGTGAACAATTAGAGTACCTTTCATTACAGTTTTTACTTAGACGTCTATGGTttcctctttttatctttttgttctttccactccaaattTCCATTAAATaagaatttccatttcattttctcttaaatCCAAAATGTACCAACCACTTTCCCATTGCCACGTGAAGGCTAGtagggttttttgttcttgttttgttgtcCTTTTTTGTCAGTAGACAAGCACCTGATTGTGAGTAAggctttttaataaatgtatgtaaTTTTTCCTTGTTGGCATTCCATAGTTCCATAATTCCTGCACCAACTGTCTTGGGAAACAATAGTTAACAGTCTATTTCATAAGACTTTCAAATCTTCTGGTTTGGTAATTATGAAATTAAGAGTCCCATTCTGATTACTTTCCTGACACTTTGAATTTTCTatagaaataagaataaatttttaaaaccttagcTTTCTTTGACAAACTTCAGGCCGGTTCTCAGAGTAGCAGAGAGTATGGGAGAATGCCAACACCTCACTcaaatctttttcatctttttgtgaactaaatttataatatttagttTGTTATCAGTGACCCTTGAATTATTTCTTGCCTAGTACTAAGAGCTATGCCAATGCCAGGGGTTACTGAGCAATATTCCCTATAATTGCTTTATTTTAACAGCTAGATGTCCAGACAACTATTGCAAGACTAAATATATATACCTCAAGAAATCTTCACATTTGAAAATACCCATCGCATGTTTTAATGTGTCTTCTGAGATGCCATTTGAAAGAAATCTGtacattttaacattattgtTACTTGAAATAATTTTCAGTTTGGAGACTTCTTGAGAACAATTTTTTGCTGTTTATCCAGTTTACTAACTTCTATCTTCTAAATGTGCTATCTTGAACTGGTTTCTAAATCTCTCTGGGACTGATATTCTTTTTACAAATTGGAAAAGTTCCAAACTCCCATCCGGATCTATGAGTTTATACCTATGATTATAGATAATACATTAGtaataaatatctgtttaacAGATACTATATCCTTTTAAGAAGGTATCagtggccgggcgaggtggctcacgcctgtaatccaagagctttgggaggctgaggcaggcagatcacaatatcaggagtttgagaccagcctgaccaacatggtgaaatcccgtctctactaaaaatataaaacattaactgggcatagtagcaggcagctgtaatcccagctactcaggaggctgaggcaggagaatcacttgaacccaagaggcagaggttgcagtgagccgagaccatgccactgcattccagcctgggcaacagagcaagactccatctccaaaaaaaaaaaaaaaaaaagatatcagtaTTTATACCATCTTCCAGAGCTTACTTTTGAATgagtttttctctcattttttcagATGTTACCAATTTTTGTCACACAACTTGGAGCCCAGGTAAAAATTATGCTTAATATTGTCTTGATTTTAAATCACCTTGCTGTGAAATATTTATTCTTACCTCAATTCAGTAGATAGTTGTGAGGTTTTCAATGTACTTTGTGCTGTATGGACACTGATAATCACAAGAGCTTGCTTTCTGCATAAGATTTCTTCAATGAACATCCACTTAAtgatagaaaaatacataatttttggaAGGAGATTAACTCATTACTCAAAAAATGAATGTTAGCAGTCTCACATCATATGCTGACTTGAGTTTTGTAATATAGATCATAAGGCAGTTTAACATCttattggaaaggaaaaatctcTATAATCTTTGAAAGTATTTTAAGTTTGAAGtgatattatacatatattactacaaatatattaaaatgtgtcTAACAAATTGTGTTTGTCATTTTGCTTTTAGGGCACTATCCTAAGCTCAGAGGAattggtaaaaaaaattaaaaatactatttcaaattattttcacttCTATCACAATGTTTTCTGTCCTCATATAGTCTCTTTTGACCATAAATCCTAAATATGGTATGTACTACAATGAACTGAACATTTTTATAGTTCCTTGCGTTAGATTATCCTTTCTTTGTTTGGGGATTTCATTATACTTCTGCagctatttttctattaatttgacttagcttttgtttccatttattgCTATCAGATTCAGTTCTATCCAGAAAGGCAATGCACATTTTTTCACTTCATAAGGATTTCAGTCTAGGATTATAAACTATTGAAATGTATGCAAATGtagaataatataaatattgaCTTTTTACAGGAAAGATTAAATTCCTTGacttggatttttaatttttatggaaaaatatatctttttccagcatcacATAGTGATAAATGAACTCTTTCCTACACACATAAATAATTGGAGGGCTGTACCTAAATACAGTTCATATCACCATTGCTAGACACTTCTATGCATTCCTCCATAGGTCCTTTTCTAGAGAAAAGGACTTGAATTAACATGATATCTAAACATGACAACAGTACAGAACTGAGGCAATATGTGGGAACACAGTTACTCAACAGCGTTTCTATTATGGAAAATGTAGATATTTTCTATATTGTCCATAAATAATCATCAAGGAATGGGGCTAGTGTCTGTTTTGCCAACATTGATACATGAACATCCATATCCAGCTACTGAAGGTTCTTCTATATAACCAGCACTTTAGCAGATCCTTTACATATGTTGCCTTCAACCTTCCCCAAAGCACAAAGCAGATATTTTTGACCCagctttacagataaagaaactgaggttaaAAGTTTAAGTAATTTAGGCCTGAAAGGCAACAATGACAAGAAAAGAGTGGATCCAGATCCAATGCCATTTTTTAACCTACTACACTAGtggtttttcaaacatttttaatacAACTCACAATAGCAACTACATTTTTCATGCagcttaacacacacacacacacacacacacacattcacgaAACAGCATTCACCTTTACTATCTAGAATGCACTACTAGTCTACTGTCTGTTTTATTGTTTAATGATGACTGACACTCACCTTTTTCACTTCAAAACTGTGGATATCACAACCCTCAGTTTGAAAACATCTATACTCTACTCCTATCTGTCATCCAGCGTAAGTCTAATTCTGGTTTCAATATCTCTTAAATGTAAcacagtgtttcccaaacttcaTTCCTTGCCCAGCACATCAGGATAGCATCAAAAGCTGGTTAAAAAGGCAGATTTCTAGGTCTTGCTCCAGACCTGCTCGATCAGAAtctctctaaaaatgaaaaactccaATAGACAGGAATTCTTTATGTATCCTCAAGGAACACACAATAGCTGAATTCCCAGGATAAATGTTTCTGACTAAGTATTCCAATGCCTTtgaaaaatacatcaaaaaaaCTTGAAGGGATGAAAGCCATCAGGATTAATCTACTTGAATcaatttttccattaatttttattctcttattttttgaaaaaaaatgttatgagCAAAAGAAAGATTACATATTAGGTTtaataatatgtaatttatttctgAGGAAAATGGAGCATAGCAAAGAGTCCCAGTATTGAATCAGACTAGGCTGGAGCAGGGGTATATTTCCCCTGAGGAATGCCAGGTCTTTGCTGTCTTCTCTGACTTTACTCTCTCCATCTTTCCATTCCTACCCAAACTTGCTCcccttaaaagagaaaagaaaatgtgttgcttttaactttgttttctgtttgcctcCCTCATTCCAGCCACAAATCTTCACGAGCCTCATCATCCATTCCTTGTTCCCGGGAGGCATCCTGCCCACCAGTCAGGCAGGGGCTAATCCAGATGTCCAGGATGGAAGCCTtccaggaggaggagcaggtgtAAATCCTGCCATCCAGGGAACCCCAGCAGGCCGCCTCCCGACTCCCAGTGGCACAGATGACGACTTTGCAGTGACCACCCCTGCAGGCATCCAAAGGAGCACACGTGCCATCGAGGAAACCACCACAGAATCAGCAAATGGTAAATTCTCCTAGCTTGGAACACGCTTCTTGGCTATAAAAGTCATCTGCAGAATGGAAAAGAGGAGTTCTTTGTCTTGCCTTGACAAATACAGATCTTGGTAAGATTAGGAAGCCCCTTTACTCACTCACAGTTGACTCCAGTAACATGAGGGAATATTTTTACTCAGCCACCAACCCCCTGGTATTAACACTGAAGGAAGAATTTGTGTGagtgtttttggttgttttgagacagggtcttgctctgttgcccaggctggagtgcagtggcatgatctcggctcactgcaacccccgcctcctgggttcaagcgattctcatgcctcagcctcccagtagctagaattataggcgcacgtcaccacagctggctaattttttttatttttagtagagacagagttcaaccatgttgaccaggctggtctcgaactcctgacctcaagtgatccacccgccttggcctcccaaagtgctgggattacaggagtgagccaccacacctgaccatactagctaatttttgtattatttgtaagaacggggttttgccatgttgcccaggctggtctagaactcctggcctcaagcaatctgcccacctcggcctcccaaagtgctgggattgcaggcatgagccactgtgactggcctgaAAGATTTTTAATTGTTGGCATAACACATGTTCCATTTTGGGTCAGAACTGAAAATACTTGGAAGCAGACTGTGTTCCTCACCTCAATACGCACACACGCACATAGAGGCCTACAGGAGACACACTTCAGTTCATCATGACCCTGTCTCCACTCACTGATGGAGCCTCAGAACCTTTCTACTGTAATACTGCAAGCAGCCACTAGTGATTACCTACTAGCAGCCACTAGTGATAGCTAGCAGAGCAGATAAACCCATCTGCCGTTCTTAGATGGAACTTCAGAAATGTGACAAAAATAAGCTTTTCTTGCACCCACAAGCAAAGTTAATTGCTTAACATGTGAAAATGTCTAGAACCAAATATCCTTAGAGATAACTAAATAATGATATGGATGCTCCTAATCCTGGAAAAGAAACTTGGATCtcaagtaaaaaatatttacattaaatatactttttacctacatttaaaagatgttttattttcttccaggaaTTCAGTAAGCTGTTTCAAATTTTTTGAACTAAGCTGCCTCGAATTTGGTGATACGTGTGAATCTTTATCATTGATTATATTATGGAATAGATTGAGACACATTGGATAGTCTTAGAAGAAATTAATTCTTAATTTACCTGAAAGTATTCTTgacatttcagaaaatatattctaTGTAGAGAAtaccaacttttaaaaacaataattaaatggATAAATTTGTCTTTGAAATATAATATTATGCTGCCTGGATGATAtgcatattaaaacatatttggaaaactgactctttttcttctttggagaTGGAAGAAAGTTGGCCCTTACAGAAACTACATTTCCTCAGGGCACTAACGTGATACTCCAGGTCTAGAACTTTCTTTGGAAGTAGGAAGCACAGCAGTCAAGAAAGGGACACCCAGCAATGTGAAGACAAATTCTGGCCTCTTCACAGCTACCTCATCATTCGCATTCTTATAAGAATcacaaacttaatttttaataagcAGAGTACTTTTGAACATCTAAAACATGCAgtacaaagaattataaatcataatTCTGCCTATCCTCAAGTGTTTATATTCAGAACTCATGACAATGgcatttaatgtttaattttggtATGCTTGAGtgtgaaaaatggcattgaaAAAAGTAATCAGAATCACTAAAACAAACCAAGGTGATACTCTTGCTCCATTCACCTAAAAGGTAGAAATTAATCTGATTTAAACTTATAACAGACCATTGCAGTTCATCTATAGTGAGGGGGATTAATACAAACTGCAGTAGAGCCCCCCAAAAAGAAAGGTATGGATAGGGTTAATAACATTTCTCACTATATATGGCTCAACTCCATCAGTACGCAACAAATGGAAATATGCACCAtgaaatatattccatgtttAGTGTATCAGGTGGTTACAGATTTGCTAGTGGTTAATGATTTATTAGCCACCTTGTTTCAGATATGCAGAAGCTGAATAACTTACTTATAATCTGTCAAGATTCATGATCAAATGAGAGTAAATTAGTATTCAaacttccaaaaatattttgccaCTTGTGATAATAATTAAAAGTGCTAATAAAGGACTTCCTAGATAACCATCTATcaaaaaaatattctttcagttactcaggaagctgaagcaggaagatctcttgaggctaggagtttaaaACTAGCTTGGACACAATAGGAAGACCGTATGTCtaaaaaaagtttgagaagttatctggtatgtacctgtagtcccagctacttgagagcctgaggcaagaggatcatttgagcccatgagttcaaggcaCCAAAGAGCTATGATCGTactactgcactcaagcctgggcaacagagcaagactctgtctttaaaataactaattgattaatttttttatttttttgagcctcatttttttaatctgtaaaatgaaggcaaaaatccCTGTcatgtccaggcacagtggctcaccactgtaatcctaacattttgggatgccaaggcgggtggatcactcgagcccagaagtttgagaccagcctaggaagcatggtgaaaccctgtctctacaaaaataaataaatacaaaaattaactgggcatggtggcatgcacctagaGTCCCAattattcaagaggctgaggtgggtggatcatttgagtccaggaggttaaggcttcaatgagccgagattatgccactgcactccatcatgggtgacagagtgataacctctctcaaaaaaaaaaaaaaaaaatccctgtcaTAGATGTCCCACAAAGTTAATAGGATCATCAAAGCAAATACACAAGGTGCTTTACAAATTCCACTATAGAAATCCATTTTGTTTACTTTCAATGTTCTTCAGACCAATCGAGGCTATCAATTATTGCAGCGCCATATCTTCCTCCCTAAACTCCTGCATACCTATTGCCATGACAGCATTAATACACAAGGTGTGAGATTACCATCTAGACCATCAAAGCCAGGGTGTCTTCCAACTGGGATATGCTACTCCTGGGGGAACCTGAAGACTTTCTAAGGGCTACGTGCACATAGGTGGTCTTAAGGGTTTAATTTCCATCCTCAACTCCCACCTATGTACTCTCTTGAGACATATCTGCCGGAGAACatgttccttttcctcctcccctttcATAGTCACTCTTTTCCCACCTTCAAAAGACAGATCTATGAGGgaacttcaaaaagttcatgggaaaatgaaattaaaagtagattattggctggatgtggtggctcacacctgtaatccccgtactttgggaggccaaggccaggagttcaaaaccagcctggccaacatggtgaaaccccatctctactaaaaacacaaaaattagccagacatggtggtgca harbors:
- the AMTN gene encoding amelotin isoform X1 yields the protein MKTTILLFCLLGSTRSLPQLKPALGLPPTKRAPDQGTLPNQQQSNQVFPSLSLIPLTQMLTLGPDLHLLNPAAGMTPGTQTHPLTLGGLNVQQQLHPHMLPIFVTQLGAQGTILSSEELPQIFTSLIIHSLFPGGILPTSQAGANPDVQDGSLPGGGAGVNPAIQGTPAGRLPTPSGTDDDFAVTTPAGIQRSTRAIEETTTESANGIQ
- the AMTN gene encoding amelotin isoform X2, yielding MKTTILLFCLLGSTRSLPLKPALGLPPTKRAPDQGTLPNQQQSNQVFPSLSLIPLTQMLTLGPDLHLLNPAAGMTPGTQTHPLTLGGLNVQQQLHPHMLPIFVTQLGAQGTILSSEELPQIFTSLIIHSLFPGGILPTSQAGANPDVQDGSLPGGGAGVNPAIQGTPAGRLPTPSGTDDDFAVTTPAGIQRSTRAIEETTTESANGIQ